One window from the genome of Andrena cerasifolii isolate SP2316 chromosome 3, iyAndCera1_principal, whole genome shotgun sequence encodes:
- the LOC143366882 gene encoding leucine-rich repeat, immunoglobulin-like domain and transmembrane domain-containing protein 2 yields the protein MRLVKLASSSKTVEADSVYRSQDHRSTIINTFVMEISVFLLYVTTLLGIATSDKCADECSCKWKSGKRTVECINRALTSIPEWVDPETQVLDTSSNDIRSLPSNIFVRVRLTNLQRLYLRECRIDRIDSKALAGLTNLVELDLSHNLLIVVPSASFSDTPFLRDLVLANNPLKRIHSYAFDTTPNLVKLDLSHTQLGEIEAKGFQGLELLESLKLNNNQLSKLHPGTFEPLNKLTSIELHDNPWLCDCHLREMKMWLVKHNLPTLQAPVCHGPKQLLNRTFTDLGIDDFACCPILLIASRYAEATIGENASIVCRVSAIPPAKVKWYWNGRMLTNHSAFSSYQKILIFEEGQFRKRSTLVLTNAQEADSSEFYCVAENRAGSVEANFTLHVSLRTAGMSTLGSGQIAGISAALVVLILFILLIILVLFIRLRRMPLKDVKSGVPAEGGVSGDGGGGNNENPSSATSTTRRKHEEIETTSFGVESKPPVSLSLSYVQRPQAAVLQTENEYGTIGRFDDQSQQPSVMVAPGACFSSTTSLMPIDNPDLIRDTRRGSAEDITPYGGADYSRMEVVDDAKILYSSCLWEGRDACRTSVPVSTYPSKESLAVVAPIVEQFPPGAKQIRVWQKGVPVLPPVSALKRVLGSTRSSPDEGYQEGTGTDV from the coding sequence ATGCGTCTGGTGAAGCTAGCGTCCTCGAGCAAGACAGTCGAGGCGGATAGTGTTTACCGAAGCCAGGACCATCGTTCGACAATAATAAACACGTTCGTCATGGAAATCTCGGTGTTCTTGCTTTACGTGACGACGTTGCTCGGTATCGCGACCAGTGACAAGTGTGCCGACGAGTGTTCCTGCAAGTGGAAGAGCGGGAAGCGTACGGTCGAGTGTATAAATCGCGCCCTGACCAGCATACCGGAGTGGGTCGATCCGGAGACGCAAGTGCTGGACACCAGCAGCAACGACATTCGTTCCCTGCCGAGCAACATCTTCGTACGCGTACGCTTGACGAATCTACAGCGTCTCTACCTACGCGAGTGCCGTATCGACCGAATCGATAGCAAAGCGCTGGCGGGCCTTACGAATCTGGTGGAGCTCGATCTCAGCCATAACCTATTAATTGTAGTCCCTAGTGCAAGTTTCTCGGACACACCGTTCCTCAGGGATCTGGTGCTGGCGAACAACCCCCTGAAGAGGATCCACTCTTACGCGTTCGACACCACACCGAACCTGGTCAAGTTGGACCTATCCCACACGCAGCTTGGGGAGATCGAGGCGAAAGGCTTTCAGGGGTTGGAGCTGCTGGAGAGTCtgaaattgaacaacaatcagtTGTCGAAACTCCATCCAGGCACCTTCGAGCCTCTGAACAAGCTCACCAGCATCGAGCTTCACGACAATCCTTGGCTCTGCGATTGTCACCTACGCGAGATGAAGATGTGGCTGGTGAAGCACAATTTGCCAACCCTTCAGGCGCCCGTCTGTCACGGACCTAAACAGTTACTTAATCGTACGTTCACCGATCTGGGGATAGACGATTTCGCCTGTTGTCCGATACTTCTGATCGCCAGCCGATACGCCGAGGCGACGATAGGCGAGAATGCCAGTATCGTGTGTCGGGTTAGCGCGATACCGCCGGCTAAGGTGAAGTGGTATTGGAACGGTAGGATGCTGACCAATCACTCCGCGTTCAGCAGCTACCAAAAGATCTTAATCTTCGAGGAAGGTCAGTTCAGGAAACGGAGCACGCTGGTGCTCACTAACGCCCAGGAAGCGGACTCGAGTGAATTTTATTGCGTGGCTGAGAACCGCGCGGGCAGCGTCGAGGCGAATTTCACCCTTCACGTGTCCCTGAGAACCGCTGGCATGTCCACACTTGGCTCTGGCCAGATCGCGGGCATCTCCGCCGCGCTGGTCGTCCTCATTCTCTTTATACTCCTCATCATTCTCGTGCTGTTCATCCGTCTCAGACGAATGCCCTTGAAGGACGTGAAATCAGGAGTGCCCGCGGAGGGCGGTGTGTCCGGGGACGGCGGCGGTGGGAACAACGAAAATCCGTCGTCCGCGACGTCTACCACACGCAGGAAGCACGAGGAGATCGAGACAACGTCGTTCGGCGTGGAGTCGAAACCTCCGGTGTCGCTGAGCTTGAGCTACGTACAGAGACCTCAGGCAGCGGTGTTGCAGACGGAGAACGAGTACGGAACGATCGGTCGTTTCGACGACCAGAGCCAGCAGCCGTCGGTGATGGTAGCGCCGGGCGCCTGTTTCTCGTCGACCACGTCCTTGATGCCTATCGACAATCCCGATCTGATCAGGGACACGCGTCGCGGCTCCGCGGAGGACATTACGCCGTACGGCGGGGCTGATTACAGCCGCATGGAGGTGGTGGACGACGCGAAGATCCTCTACTCGAGTTGCCTGTGGGAGGGCAGGGACGCGTGCAGGACATCGGTCCCAGTAAGCACGTACCCGTCGAAGGAGTCGCTGGCGGTGGTGGCGCCCATAGTTGAGCAGTTTCCACCGGGCGCGAAGCAGATACGAGTTTGGCAGAAGGGAGTGCCCGTTTTGCCACCTGTCTCGGCGCTGAAGCGTGTCCTGGGCTCGACGCGTAGCTCGCCCGACGAGGGCTATCAGGAAGGGACTGGCACCGACGTCTAG